Within the Salvelinus sp. IW2-2015 unplaced genomic scaffold, ASM291031v2 Un_scaffold1056, whole genome shotgun sequence genome, the region ccttcttccccgattgctcggtttggccgagcggccagctctaggaggagtcttggtgattccaaacttctccattttaagaaagatggaggccactgtggtcttgggaaccttcaatgctgcaacaatgttttttgatacccttccccagatctgtgccttgacacaatcctgtctcggagctctatggacaattccttcgacctcgtggtttggtttttgctctgacagcactgtcaactatggatcttatatagacaggtgtgtgcctttccaaatcatgtccaatcaattaaatttaccacaggtggactccaatcaagttgtagaaacatctcaaggatgatcaatggaacaggatgcacccgagctcaatttcaagtctcatagcaaatggtctgaatactgatgtaaatacaaaaacctgttttcattttgtcatttatagggtattgtgtgtagattgaggatttttattcATTTTRatccattttagaataagaccgtaaacgtaacaaaatgtggagaaagtcaaagggggttgtgaatactttccaaatacaccgTACATGTTTACAGCAATCATCCATGAGTGTAAACGTTAGCTTTCGAGTAATATTTTATAGGAGCACTTTGGGAATAACTGTATTTAATCCCTGCTTTCAAGTGTCTTCTGggactacatgtacatattgttgtatgtatttatttttaaaataaaggcCATATTTAATTGTAGGGGCCTCATCAGGATACCCTGGAGTTCCAGATGGTCAGTCGGGACCAGTGTAAGATCTTCTGGAAGAACTGTGTGGAACATCACTCGTTCTTCCGACTCTTGGATCAGCCGCAGCCCAAGTCCAAAGCCATTCTCTTTAGCAGGGGATCGTCGTTCAGATACAGGTATTTCTGCTTTCTGCTGAATCATACGGaggtcgtttaaaaaaaaaaaaacgttgtgaCGTTATGTTGAGGTAAAATTTTCACTGATGTGAAGTGTACCATTTTGTAGTATACAGCTTGAACCCATAGGAGACTCTATGACTCGTGCTTTTGTTGTTTGATTGTATCTGTGTTGTGACTCTTTCTGGTTTAGTGGGAGGACCCAGAAGCAACTAGTGGAATATGTCAAGGACAGCGGATCAAGGAGGACACCATATCAGAGGTgtgtgcctctgtctctgtctctggtctctctgtgtctttgacCTCTGTTTAACTATCATgtggtctcctgtctctctgtgtctttgacCTCTGTTTAACTATCATGtggtctcctgtctctctatctgtcaggAGGAACAGTAAGGTGAGAATGTCAGCTCGCTCTCTGGCCCCCGATGTGCCAAAACAGGTCAGTGGGATTACAAGACTAATGCATCTTCCGACAGGGTCAGTGGGGAGTCTTTCCGACAGGGTCCAGTGGGGAGTCTTTCCGACAGGGTCAGCGGGGAGTCTTCTATCCGACAGGCTAAAGCATTTTAGGAAGGAGGTGCAGAGTCGTTGGAAACTAATGGAACCctttctcccccatctctcctctttgTTTCATGTCTTTTCAGACGTTGTCGTTCAATGACAGCCTGCGGGCGCCAGGTTCCCCGTCCTCTGCGTCTGGGTCCTTCTACTCCATACAAGTCTCCAGCTCCCCCCCACGTCCGGAGCCCCAGGCCCAGTCTCCACAGCCTCCTCACCAGCAGCAACAGATCCAGTCTCCACAGCTTCCTCCCCAGCAGCAACAGACCCAGCTCCTGCCCCCACAGCTGGCCAGGCCCTCCAGCCCCCCAGCGAAGGAGGATCTCCACAAGGCCACCGGCATCCCCCCATGTCACCACGCCTTCTCACAAGGTGCCCCAAGTTACCCGGCGGCAGGAGACTGCAACCCCTcgtctgtgtgtgtagagagtaGAGCTTCCCATCCGCAGCAGCAGCCCTCCCAAAATGGCAATGAGGATAGTGAGCAGGGTGAGGGATGGGGGTCGAGGtacagggggggaggagggggggagacgAGAGTGTTCCTCTCAGCTGATGTGTTTGAGGCGGAGCTTCTCCGAGCCAGGCAGAAGCCCCTGTTCCCATTGGCTAACACCCAGCTCCATGTCACAGACGAGTTCATAGATGACGACCCTACTGAGATGTCGTTCTACGGCGGCGGGGCCGAGGCCTATTACGGCTATGAGGAGAAGTGGGGTCAGTATGGTGGTTATGGGGAGGGTGGTTATACAGAGGGTGGTGGTGGGGAYCTCACTAAGACCAGGGGCGTCAGTCTGGGTCTGGAGGACCTGAACGGCAACACTAACCTCTTCTCTGACCACAGCATTGTTGGTCGCTCCGAGACCAGCTCTCTGGTTAACAACAGGTCAGAGTGTAGTTCCCTTGACAACCTGGGGCTTAGTTCCGCAGGTGACTCCCGGTCTCTGGGCTTTGACGGGCCagacttctcctcctccctccgccTSCCGGGCTCTGACAACCCGTCCGAGGCTAGCTCCATGGTTAACTTCCCGGCGTACTCAATCCGCTCGGAGACTAGCTCGGCGTTGCAGTTCAGCGACCTGGTGGAGCAACTAGAGCACCTCAGCTATCCTCCTACGGCCACGGAGGGGTCGGCTAACGGCAGCGACGATTCTGACTCAGACTGGGGGTCAGACAGCGGCCTGCCCCCTGAGCAGAACCTGTTCTATAGCAATCCCCTAGCCGGAGGGCCAGGCGGGGTGGAGGGGTTCCAAGAATATTCGCGGAACATTTTGAATCAGATTTGAATCTTTAATTTTGTGATTGGCGAACGGCCCCACTTCTCACTCATTTGACCTTTACTAGGCAATCACATTTGACCTTTACTAGGAGGCCAGTTCACATTTGACCTTTACTAGGCGGCCAGTCACATTTGACCTTTACTAGGCGGCCAGTCACCTTGACCTTTACTAGGCGCCAGTCACATTGACCTTTACTAGCGGGCCAGTCACCTTGACCTTTACTAGGCGGCCAGTCACATTTGACCTTTACTAGGCGGCCAGTCACATNNNNNNNNNNNNNNNNNNNNNNNNNNNNNNNNNNNNNNNNNNNNNNNNNNNNNNNNNNNNNNNNNNNNNNNNNNNNNNNNNNNNNNNNNNNNNNNNNNNNNNNNNNNNNNNNNNNNNNNNNNNNNNNNNNNNNNNNNNNNNNNNNNNNNNNNNNNNNNNNNNNNNNNNNNNNNNNNNNNNNNNNNNNNNNNNNNNNNNNNNNNNNNNNNNNNNNNNNNNNNNNNNNNNNNNNNNNNNNNNNNNNNNNNNNNNNNNNNNNNNNNNNNNNNNNNNNNNNNNNNNNNNNNNNNNNNNNNNNNNNNNNNNNNNNNNNNNNNNNNNNNNNNNNNNNNNNNNNNNNNNNNNNNNNNNNNNNNNNNNNNNNNNNNNNNNNNNNNNNNNNNNNNNNNNNNNNNNNNNNNNNNNNNNNNNNNNNNNNNNNNNNNNNNNNNNNNNNNNNNNNNNNNNNNNNNNNNNNNNNNNNNNNNNNNNNNNNNNNNNNNNNNNNNNNNNNNNNNNNNNNNNNNNNNNNNNNNNNNNNNNNNNNNNNNNNNNNNNNNNNNNNNNNNNNNNNNNNNNNNNNNNNNNNNNNNNNNNNNNNNNNNNNNNNNNNNNNNNNNNNNNNNNNNNNNNNNNNNNNNNNNNNNNNNNNNNNNNNNNNNNNNNNNNNNNNNNNNNNNNNNNNNNNNNNNNNNNNNNNNNNNNNNNNNNNNNNNNNNNNNNNNNNNNNNNNNNNNNNNNNNNNNNNNNNNNNNNNNNNNNNNNNNNNNNNNNNNNNNNNNNNNNNNNNNNNNNNNNNNNNNNNNNNNNNNNNNNNNNNNNNNNNNNNNNNNNNNNNNNNNNNNNNNNNNNNNNNNNNNNNNNNNNNNNNNNNNNNNNNNNNNNNNNNNNNNNNNNNNNNNNNNNNNNNNNNNNNNNNNNNNNNNNNNNNNNNNNNNNNNNNNNNNNNNNNNNNNNNNNNNNNNNNNNNNNNNNNNNNNNNNNNNNNNNNNNNNNNNNNNNNNNNNNNNNNNNNNNNNNNNNNNNNNNNNNNNNNNNNNNNNNNNNNNNNNNNNNNNNNNNNNNNNNNNNNNNNNNNNNNNNNNNNNNNNNNNNNNNNNNNNNNNNNNNNNNNNNNNNNNNNNNNNNNNNNNNNNNNNNNNNNNNNNNNNNNNNNNNNNNNNNNNNNNNNNNNNNNNNNNNNNNNNNNNNNNNNNNNNNNNNNNNNNNNNNNNNNNNNNNNNNNNNNNNNNNNNNNNNNNNNNNNNNNNNNNNNNNNNNNNNNNNNNNNNNNNNNNNNNNNNNNNNNNNNNNNNNNNNNNNNNNNNNNNNNNNNNNNNNNNNNNNNNNNNNNNNNNNNNNNNNNNNNNNNNNNNNNNNNNNNNNNNNNNNNNNNNNNNNNNNNNNNNNNNNNNNNNNNNNNNNNNNNNNNNNNNNNNNNNNNNNNNNNNNNNNNNNNNNNNNNNNNNNNNNNNNNNNNNNNNNNNNNNNNNNNNNNNNNNNNNNNNNNNNNNNNNNNNNNNNNNNNNNNNNNNNNNNNNNNNNNNNNNNNNNNNNNNNNNNNNNNNNNNNNNNNNNNNNNNNNNNNNNNNNNNNNNNNNNNNNNNNNNNNNNNNNNNNNNNNNNNNNNNNNNNNNNNNNNNNNNNNNNNNNNNNNNNNNNNNNNNNNNNNNNNNNNNNNNNNNNNNNNNNNNNNNNNNNNNNNNNNNNNNNNNNNNNNNNNNNNNNNNNNNNNNNNNNNNNNNNNNNNNNNNNNNNNNNNNNNNNNNNNNNNNNNNNNNNNNNNNNNNNNNNNNNNNNNNNNNNNNNNNNNNNNNNNNNNNNNNNNNNNNNNNNNNNNNNNNNNNNNNNNNNNNNNNNNNNNNNNNNNNNNNNNNNNNNNNNNNNNNNNNNNNNNNNNNNNNNNNNNNNNNNNNNNNNNNNNNNNNNNNNNNNNNNNNNNNNNNNNNNNNNNNNNNNNNNNNNNNNNNNNNNNNNNNNNNNNNNNNNNNNNNNNNNNNNNNNNNNNNNNNNNNNNNNNNNNNNNNNNNNNNNNNNNNNNNNNNNNNNNNNNNNNNNNNNNNNNNNNNNNNNNNNNNNNNNNNNNNNNNNNNNNNNNNNNNNNNNNNNNNNNNNNNNNNNNNNNNNNNNNNNNNNNNNNNNNNNNNNNNNNNNNNNNNNNNNNNNNNNNNNNNNNNNNNNNNNNNNNNNNNNNNNNNNNNNNNNNNNNNNNNNNNNNNNNNNNNNNNNNNNNNNNNNNNNNNNNNNNNNNNNNNNNNNNNNNNNNNNNNNNNNNNNNNNNNNNNNNNNNNNNNNNNNNNNNNNNNNNNNNNNNNNNNNNNNNNNNNNNNNNNNNNNNNNNNNNNNNNNNNNNNNNNNNNNNNNNNNNNNNNNNNNNNNNNNNNNNNNNNNNNNNNNNNNNNNNNNNNNNNNNNNNNNNNNNNNNNNNNNNNNNNNNNNNNNNNNNNNNNNNNNNNNNNNNNNNNNNNNNNNNNNNNNNNNNNNNNNNNNNNNNNNNNNNNNNNNNNNNNNNNNNNNNNNNNNNNNNNNNNNNNNNNNNNNNNNNNNNNNNNNNNNNNNNNNNNNNNNNNNNNNNNNNNNNNNNNNNNNNNNNNNNNNNNNNNNNNNNNNNNNNNNNNNNNNNNNNNNNNNNNNNNNNNNNNNNNNNNNNNNNNNNNNNNNNNNNNNNNNNNNNNNNNNNNNNNNNNNNNNNNNNNNNNNNNNNNNNNNNNNNNNNNNNNNNNNNNNNNNNNNNNNNNNNNNNNNNNNNNNNNNNNNNNNNNNNNNNNNNNNNNNNNNNNNNNNNNNNNNNNNNNNNNNNNNNNNNNNNNNNNNNNNNNNNNNNNNNNNNNNNNNNNNNNNNNNNNNNNNNNNNNNNNNNNNNNNNNNNNNNNNNNNNNNNNNNNNNNNNNNNNNNNNNNNNNNNNNNNNNNNNNNNNNNNNNNNNNNNNNNNNNNNNNNNNNNNNNNNNNNNNNNNNNNNNNNNNNNNNNNNNNNNNNNNNNNNNNNNNNNNNNNNNNNNNNNNNNNNNNNNNNNNNNNNNNNNNNNNNNNNNNNNNNNNNNNNNNNNNNNNNNNNNNNNNNNNNNNNNNNNNNNNNNNNNNNNNNNNNNNNNNNNNNNNNNNNNNNNNNNNNNNNNNNNNNNNNNNNNNNNNNNNNNNNNNNNNNNNNNNNNNNNNNNNNNNNNNNNNNNNNNNNNNNNNNNNNNNNNNNNNNNNNNNNNNNNNNNNNNNNNNNNNNNNNNNNNNNNNNNNNNNNNNNNNNNNNNNNNNNNNNNNNNNNNNNNNNNNNNNNNNNNNNNNNNNNNNNNNNNNNNNNNNNNNNNNNNNNNNNNNNNNNNNNNNNNNNNNNNNNNNNNNNNNNNNNNNNNNNNNNNNNNNNNNNNNNNNNNNNNNNNNNNNNNNNNNNNNNNNNNNNNNNNNNNNNNNNNNNNNNNNNNNNNNNNNNNNNNNNNNNNNNNNNNNNNNNNNNNNNNNNNNNNNNNNNNNNNNNNNNNNNNNNNNNNNNNNNNNNNNNNNNNNNNNNNNNNNNNNNNNNNNNNNNNNNNNNNNNNNNNNNNNNNNNNNNNNNNNNNNNNNNNNNNNNNNNNNNNNNNNNNNNNNNNNNNNNNNNNNNNNNNNNNNNNNNNNNNNNNNNNNNNNNNNNNNNNNNNNNNNNNNNNNNNNNNNNNNNNNNNNNNNNNNNNNNNNNNNNNNNNNNNNNNNNNNNNNNNNNNNNNNNNNNNNNNNNNNNNNNNNNNNNNNNNNNNNNNNNNNNNNNNNNNNNNNNNNNNNNNNNNNNNNNNNNNNNNNNNNNNNNNNNNNNNNNNNNTTCTGCAGTGTCATGACCTGCAGGCCCTAGCCCTGGCGAATCTCTGGTGGACCCCCATTAACATGTGAAGGCCCTGGCCCTGGGGGAATCCTCTGGTGGACCCCCACATAACATGTGAAGGCCCTGGCGGAATCCTCTGGTGGACCCCACCAACTTAACATGGGGTCTGTAACCAGGCCTAGCCCTGGGGGAATCCTCTGGTGGACCCCCACATTAACATGTGAAGGCCCTAGCCCTGGGGAATCCTCTGGTGGACCTCCACATAACATGTGAAGCCCTGGGGAATCCTCTGGTGGACCTCCACATTAACATGTGAAGGGCCTGGGGGAATCCTCTGGTGGACCCCCACATTAACATGTGAAGGCCCTAGCCCTGGGGGAATCCTCTGGTGGACCTCCACATTAACATGTGAAGGCCCTGGGGAATCCTCTGGTGGACCTCCACATTAACATGTGAAGGGCCTGGGGGAATCCTCTGGTGGACCTCCACATTAACATGTGAAGGCCCTGGCCCTGGGGGAATCCTCTGGTGGACCTCCACATGAAACATGTGAAGGCCCTGGCGGAATCCTCTGGTGGACCTCCACATGAACATGTGAAGGCCCTGGCGGAATCCTCTGGTGGACGCTCCACATGAACATGTGAAGGCCCTGGGGAATCCTCTGGTGGACCTCCACATGAACATGTGAAGGCCCTGGCCCTGGGGAATCCTCTGGTGGAGCCCCACATTAACATGTGAAGGCCCTGGCCCTGGGGGAATCCTCTGGTGGACCTCCACAATGAACATGTGAAGGCCCTGGGGAATCCTCTGGTGGACCTCCACATTAACATGTGAAGGCCCTGGGGAATCCTCTGGTGGACCCCCACATTAACATGTGAAGGCCCTGGCGGAATCCTCTGGTGGACCCCCACATTAACATGTGAAGGCCCTGGGGAATCCTCTGGTGGACCTCCACTTAACATGTGAAGGCCCTGGGGAATCCTCTGGTGACCTCCACATTAACATGTGAAGGCCCTGGGGGAATCCTCTGGTGGACCCCACATTAACATGTGAGCCTAGCCTGGGGAATCCTCTGGTGACCCCACATTAACATGTGAAGGCCTGGCCCTGGGGAATCCTCTGGTGGACCCCCACATTAACATGTGAAGGCCCTGGGGAATCCTCTGGTGACCTCCACATGAACATGTGAAGGCCCTGGCCTGGGAATCCTCTGGTGGACCCCCACATTAACATGTGAAGGCCCTGGCCTG harbors:
- the LOC139024131 gene encoding uncharacterized protein; amino-acid sequence: MSFYGGGAEAYYGYEEKWGQYGGYGEGGYTEGGGGDLTKTRGVSLGLEDLNGNTNLFSDHSIVGRSETSSLVNNRSECSSLDNLGLSSAGDSRSLGFDGPDFSSSLRLPGSDNPSEASSMVNFPAYSIRSETSSALQFSDLVEQLEHLSYPPTATEGSANGSDDSDSDWGSDSGLPPEQNLFYSNPLAGGPGGVEGFLLQCHDLQALALANLWWTPINM